In one window of Saprospiraceae bacterium DNA:
- the mce gene encoding methylmalonyl-CoA epimerase, whose translation MISHIEHIGIAVKDLKIANETYERLLGIPPYKEETVTSEHVVTSFFLSGNQKIELLEATHPESAIARFIEKRGEGIHHIAFEVDDIWAEMERFKNDGFTLLNEIPKRGADNKWVCFIHPKSAHGVLIELCQQITEDECL comes from the coding sequence ATGATCAGCCACATCGAACATATAGGAATTGCAGTCAAAGATCTCAAGATTGCTAATGAAACATACGAACGTTTGTTAGGAATTCCTCCCTACAAAGAAGAGACCGTTACTTCCGAACATGTTGTCACTTCCTTTTTCTTAAGTGGAAATCAAAAAATAGAATTGCTGGAAGCAACCCATCCCGAAAGTGCCATTGCCAGATTTATTGAAAAACGAGGAGAAGGCATCCATCACATTGCATTCGAAGTGGATGATATATGGGCAGAGATGGAGCGTTTCAAAAATGACGGATTTACCCTATTGAATGAAATTCCAAAACGCGGTGCCGACAACAAATGGGTTTGCTTTATACATCCCAAATCTGCACACGGCGTGCTTATTGAATTGTGCCAGCAAATAACAGAAGATGAGTGTTTATGA
- a CDS encoding DUF3667 domain-containing protein — translation MARIRIKQIACSNCQYLFNKGENFCPNCGQENHHPNQPLRHYFAELIETLLHLDSKFFVTLKTLLTKPGQVSKEYNQNKRERYMPPVRLYVFVSFVFFLVLQYQPVIRVNTDEPDENEMIGTPLDSSNKNKHSDTKIDSSVAKEGALIFDSIQAQIDGQDVFENTGDTIPAKKKRKSLLNFNISQAQLEKMKEFNPAQIDSFILSEDGTPNFFTRRIIKQMIKWSEHHENLLDKFKSTILKFSSTSLFFLMPIFAFILYLLYWRSKRNYYEFLIFSIHFHILVFIVLSFLFIIQRLIPIPVLINFTLVFGIYIYLWMAMKNHFGQSHGKSFLKSFLAGVTYQFVVLITVIFIFLAGFLFT, via the coding sequence ATGGCCAGAATCAGGATCAAACAGATTGCATGCTCGAATTGCCAGTATCTCTTTAACAAGGGTGAAAATTTTTGTCCAAACTGTGGCCAGGAGAATCACCATCCCAATCAGCCTCTTCGTCACTATTTCGCCGAACTGATTGAGACCTTACTACACCTGGATTCAAAATTCTTTGTAACCTTAAAGACCTTGTTGACCAAACCGGGCCAGGTCTCCAAAGAATACAATCAAAATAAAAGGGAGCGCTATATGCCTCCTGTCAGGCTTTACGTCTTTGTGAGTTTTGTCTTTTTTTTAGTCCTGCAATATCAACCAGTGATTCGGGTGAACACTGATGAACCGGATGAAAATGAGATGATTGGAACCCCATTGGATAGTTCAAATAAAAATAAGCATTCAGATACGAAGATCGACAGCTCAGTTGCGAAAGAAGGGGCATTGATATTTGATAGCATTCAAGCTCAAATCGACGGCCAGGATGTCTTCGAAAATACTGGGGATACGATACCAGCGAAAAAAAAACGCAAAAGTTTATTAAATTTTAATATTTCCCAAGCACAACTGGAAAAGATGAAGGAATTCAATCCAGCCCAAATAGATTCCTTTATTCTTTCCGAAGATGGAACACCAAACTTTTTTACCCGAAGAATAATAAAGCAGATGATCAAATGGTCAGAGCATCATGAAAATCTTCTCGATAAATTTAAGTCCACAATCCTTAAATTTTCTTCGACATCTTTATTTTTTCTGATGCCTATTTTTGCGTTCATCTTGTATCTATTGTATTGGAGGAGCAAAAGAAATTATTATGAGTTTCTTATTTTTTCTATTCATTTCCATATACTGGTATTCATCGTTTTAAGTTTTCTCTTCATCATTCAAAGGTTAATACCAATTCCTGTTTTGATCAATTTCACCCTCGTTTTTGGAATATACATTTATCTTTGGATGGCAATGAAAAATCACTTTGGGCAATCCCATGGAAAATCTTTTTTAAAATCATTTTTAGCCGGAGTGACTTATCAGTTTGTGGTTTTAATAACTGTCATATTTATTTTTTTGGCTGGCTTTTTATTTACTTAA
- a CDS encoding ATP-dependent helicase, with the protein MNPLIKSSEIFDREYRQLNPAQKLAVDTLDGPLLVIAGPGTGKTQILTIRIGNILLKTDADPRNILCLTYTESGAANMRKRLIQFIGATGYEVTISTFHAFCNNVIRENPDSFLHYSDYEVVSDLEKSEILLNLFQGLDRNNVLYKYNGNYSFEFYKLTSFFDSIKKENWDSQQMLQDINQWVSKQRESDEFIYKRKSGENKAGDFNSNKFEKEIIRRFEKTKAAIQLYEKYQDALDAIQRYDYEDMIKWVIKGFESDESLLQKYQERYQYIMVDEYQDTNGAQNKILFQLLNYFDRPNVFAVGDDDQAIFRFQGANVQNMFDFEHLYAPEKIVLTRNYRSSQIILDTAKKVIENNKERLIIKDASLNKDLIASGEHAGEIIRPIFTKYTDQRSEVLHVCQQIKTLIDNGTTPEQIAILYRNNKEAEPYIKWFAAEQIPYQTSKQLNLLHDLMFQHIYNLLAFLVKNNAAPFQQDDLLFKILHAPFISLNCEEISRLAYFLSNEKKKRQQEQERETPGPDYSLMTLMGDTSRLSQAGIQNFNGCQELSALLNKFQKEIYDHTPQVFLEKLLLEFNVLNFILSKENRVELLNVLNTFFEFIKLESQRNPKLTVEQLIYNLDSYQSNNIGIPLIPFGGSLKGVHLSTLHKAKGQEYQYVFMINCTQQNWSAKNVTHFKLPDSYINQNIGADEDDRRLFYVGITRAKCGIYLSYAAAKEKSEHVPCKYISEMFESGLMDERTHMTDPIDYSTQLVVDMSPIKKDFKELEDDYFNHFLESFYLNPTALSKYLNCPLSFYYENVLRIPGARTPALGYGKAVHDAFEQYMKNTMLRKTVHKEALLRYFNKGMEKVHSHFTSAEFDNYKAEGERVLVGFLEQFSEDWNQALDYEIEFSIKTEINGIPISGKLDRIDILPNGLRVVDYKTGKPNPKDKMNEPSDKNPYGGNYWQQMVFYAVLLKNHSKYHHSSVTTAFYYVQPDKEKNKYMKVEIDTTDHIPFLTQLIQETYSKIKNKIFTPGCGKESCEWCKYINSGAAIEFLSVEEDLEE; encoded by the coding sequence ATGAATCCTTTAATTAAGAGCTCGGAAATTTTTGATAGAGAATATAGACAACTCAACCCAGCCCAAAAGTTGGCAGTGGATACTTTGGACGGACCTCTACTGGTAATTGCAGGGCCCGGAACCGGGAAAACCCAAATTCTCACGATCCGCATTGGAAACATTCTTTTAAAAACAGATGCAGATCCAAGAAACATTCTATGCCTGACCTATACAGAATCGGGGGCGGCCAACATGCGCAAAAGACTCATCCAGTTTATTGGAGCCACAGGATATGAAGTAACTATATCAACCTTTCATGCATTTTGCAACAATGTGATCCGCGAAAACCCTGACAGCTTTCTGCATTATAGCGATTACGAAGTAGTCTCAGACTTAGAGAAGAGTGAGATCTTGTTAAATCTATTTCAAGGTCTTGATAGAAACAATGTTCTTTATAAGTATAATGGGAATTATAGTTTTGAATTTTACAAACTCACCTCCTTCTTTGATTCCATTAAAAAAGAAAACTGGGACTCTCAACAGATGTTGCAAGACATAAATCAATGGGTATCAAAACAGAGAGAAAGTGATGAATTCATCTATAAACGTAAATCCGGTGAAAATAAAGCCGGAGATTTTAATTCTAATAAATTTGAGAAGGAAATCATCAGAAGATTTGAAAAGACCAAGGCAGCAATTCAACTCTATGAAAAATACCAGGATGCATTAGATGCCATCCAACGTTATGACTATGAAGATATGATCAAATGGGTGATCAAAGGGTTTGAATCTGATGAAAGCCTCCTTCAAAAATACCAGGAAAGGTATCAGTATATTATGGTCGATGAATATCAGGACACCAATGGAGCCCAGAATAAAATACTGTTTCAATTACTAAACTATTTTGACAGACCTAATGTATTTGCAGTCGGTGATGACGATCAGGCTATTTTCAGATTCCAGGGTGCGAATGTTCAGAATATGTTTGATTTTGAGCATTTGTATGCTCCTGAGAAAATAGTGTTAACAAGAAATTACAGATCATCGCAAATTATTCTGGATACTGCAAAAAAAGTTATCGAAAACAATAAGGAACGACTTATAATAAAAGATGCAAGCCTCAATAAAGACTTAATAGCTTCCGGAGAGCATGCCGGCGAAATTATTCGTCCCATTTTTACGAAATATACCGATCAACGATCGGAAGTTCTTCATGTATGTCAACAAATAAAAACTCTTATTGATAACGGCACAACTCCGGAGCAAATAGCTATTCTATATAGGAATAATAAAGAAGCTGAACCTTACATCAAATGGTTTGCTGCCGAACAGATTCCTTATCAAACCAGCAAGCAATTAAATCTGCTTCATGATTTGATGTTTCAGCATATTTATAATCTCCTGGCTTTTTTAGTCAAAAATAATGCTGCTCCATTTCAGCAAGATGATTTGTTATTTAAAATATTGCATGCCCCATTCATTTCTCTAAATTGTGAAGAAATTTCCAGACTTGCCTATTTTCTGAGCAATGAGAAAAAAAAGCGCCAACAAGAACAGGAACGAGAGACACCAGGTCCAGATTATTCTTTAATGACTTTGATGGGTGATACCAGCCGATTATCTCAAGCCGGGATCCAGAATTTCAATGGGTGCCAGGAATTGAGTGCACTGCTCAACAAATTTCAAAAAGAAATTTACGATCATACACCTCAGGTTTTTCTTGAAAAACTACTTTTGGAATTTAATGTCCTAAATTTTATTTTATCGAAAGAAAACCGGGTTGAATTGCTTAATGTATTAAATACATTTTTTGAATTTATTAAATTGGAATCTCAACGAAATCCCAAATTAACCGTTGAACAATTAATTTACAATTTGGATTCATATCAATCTAATAACATAGGGATACCACTCATCCCTTTTGGTGGTTCCCTAAAGGGAGTCCATCTGTCCACCTTGCACAAAGCAAAAGGTCAGGAATATCAATACGTGTTTATGATCAATTGTACTCAACAAAATTGGAGTGCAAAAAATGTAACGCATTTCAAATTACCAGATTCTTATATTAATCAGAATATTGGAGCTGATGAAGATGATCGACGTCTTTTTTATGTTGGAATCACCAGAGCCAAATGCGGGATATATTTGTCCTATGCCGCTGCCAAAGAAAAATCAGAACATGTGCCTTGCAAATATATTTCTGAGATGTTTGAAAGTGGATTGATGGATGAACGGACTCATATGACCGATCCGATCGATTACAGCACGCAACTCGTTGTTGACATGAGCCCCATAAAGAAAGATTTTAAAGAATTGGAAGATGACTACTTTAACCATTTTTTAGAATCATTTTATTTAAATCCTACTGCGCTCAGTAAATATCTAAATTGTCCTCTTTCATTCTATTATGAAAATGTATTGCGTATTCCCGGCGCACGAACTCCAGCTCTTGGTTACGGAAAAGCTGTACACGACGCATTTGAGCAATACATGAAAAATACCATGTTGAGAAAAACTGTTCATAAAGAAGCCTTATTGCGTTATTTCAATAAAGGGATGGAAAAAGTTCATTCCCATTTTACATCTGCAGAATTTGACAATTATAAAGCAGAAGGTGAACGTGTGTTAGTTGGTTTTTTGGAACAATTTTCTGAAGATTGGAATCAGGCACTTGATTATGAAATTGAATTTTCAATAAAAACTGAAATAAACGGAATCCCTATTTCCGGAAAACTGGACCGAATTGATATTTTGCCAAATGGACTCAGAGTAGTGGATTATAAAACAGGAAAACCGAATCCTAAGGATAAAATGAATGAACCTTCAGATAAAAATCCATATGGAGGAAATTATTGGCAGCAAATGGTTTTTTATGCCGTTCTTTTAAAAAACCACAGTAAATATCACCATTCATCAGTAACAACTGCATTCTATTATGTGCAGCCCGATAAAGAAAAGAATAAGTACATGAAAGTTGAAATTGACACGACAGATCACATTCCATTTCTCACTCAGCTTATCCAGGAAACTTATTCAAAGATCAAAAATAAAATTTTTACACCAGGTTGCGGGAAAGAATCCTGTGAATGGTGTAAATATATCAATTCAGGGGCGGCTATCGAGTTTTTATCTGTGGAGGAAGACCTGGAAGAATAG
- a CDS encoding sulfite exporter TauE/SafE family protein codes for MSVYEICFAVVGGFLAGCINTLSGNGSVITLGFLTGVMGLPGNVANGTNRIGIITQGAASLEAFFRHQKIPLNASWRLLIWGFFGAIAGTLVAIKISADQFILIFKYLMLVLLIFILVNRKQAHHEAFPEIKMTPWLYIPVFFAFGFYGGFIQMGMGIFLLAFMVWYMKFPIIEANALKIIMVTSYTALALPIFHFAGLVNWKIGLTIALGQGFGGWLTANWASKLPNASEWAYRFLVAIMIFTLLKLFGLLDWLFQA; via the coding sequence ATGAGTGTTTATGAAATCTGTTTTGCTGTCGTTGGTGGATTTCTTGCAGGATGCATCAATACACTTTCCGGCAATGGTTCTGTCATAACCCTGGGCTTTCTTACCGGAGTCATGGGGCTTCCCGGCAATGTCGCCAATGGCACCAACAGAATAGGCATCATTACGCAAGGAGCAGCCAGCCTTGAAGCTTTTTTCAGGCATCAGAAAATTCCGTTAAACGCAAGTTGGCGATTGTTGATCTGGGGTTTTTTCGGAGCCATAGCCGGTACCCTGGTTGCCATAAAAATTTCAGCTGATCAGTTTATTTTGATATTTAAATATCTCATGCTGGTGCTGCTGATATTTATTCTCGTCAACCGCAAGCAGGCCCATCATGAAGCATTTCCTGAAATTAAGATGACGCCCTGGTTGTACATACCTGTGTTTTTTGCTTTCGGCTTTTACGGAGGATTCATACAAATGGGCATGGGAATTTTTTTACTGGCCTTTATGGTTTGGTATATGAAATTTCCAATCATCGAAGCCAACGCTTTAAAAATAATTATGGTCACTTCTTATACCGCCCTAGCCCTCCCTATTTTTCATTTTGCGGGATTGGTGAATTGGAAAATAGGTCTAACCATTGCCTTGGGCCAGGGTTTCGGTGGATGGCTCACTGCCAACTGGGCCAGCAAACTGCCCAACGCTTCTGAATGGGCTTATCGCTTTTTAGTGGCGATCATGATTTTTACACTGTTGAAACTATTTGGTTTACTAGATTGGTTATTTCAAGCATGA
- a CDS encoding DUF1800 family protein: MGLLKPFSGPFGKPELLHLLRRSMFGVSHADLEFFKNKSFQEVLDLLVPKTPQIPDPPVRAYFNNANPDLDTLEKYEDPVGSGQYKYAVEWGKTWVNTPIPANVVASPSNNRRLSLKNWWTGLMIHQEQTVYEKMIQFYQTVLVIEDSVVENSNSVFFTQNLYRKHAFGNYKQLIKDISLDPGMLRYLNGNVNTKTAPDENYARELQELFTVGKGPGSGYTEDDVKAAARVLTGWTLVTRANNLNILPTKGFNKNNHDTNPKQFSAFYGNKVIITDTSIEEKDKAPFETVEEKRAFKELDDLIEMIFATEEVSKYICRRLWNFFVYYEITPEIEAEVIEPLAEIFRQYTNDPDQMHYVVKALLGSEYFFKPEHRGCMIKSAIEYHVGIVRALQYPIPTSAQLEAQYYMWNRVHTFNVNAGQDVNDPPNVAGWPAYYQAPSYYEFWIDTSTYPVRKSGYETFSRSSFSLNKNNTYGGASSPSYGFTVKYNWVDFVKRFANPSDPNDLISEAVELLLGAAVSQSVKDQLKTNYLLLGQSTDYYWTDAWEVYLANPNTTDPEAKRVPTMLQDLFIYIMSSAEFHLC; the protein is encoded by the coding sequence ATGGGACTATTAAAACCTTTTTCCGGCCCTTTCGGAAAGCCGGAGTTACTCCACCTCCTCCGAAGGTCAATGTTTGGCGTGAGCCATGCTGATCTTGAATTTTTTAAAAATAAATCCTTTCAGGAAGTTTTAGATCTGCTGGTTCCGAAAACACCACAGATTCCAGACCCACCGGTCAGAGCTTATTTTAATAATGCAAATCCAGATCTTGATACGCTGGAAAAATATGAGGATCCTGTCGGTTCCGGTCAATATAAATACGCTGTCGAATGGGGCAAAACCTGGGTGAATACCCCAATTCCTGCGAATGTGGTGGCAAGTCCCAGCAACAACAGGCGTTTGAGTTTAAAAAACTGGTGGACTGGATTGATGATCCATCAGGAACAAACCGTTTATGAAAAAATGATCCAATTCTATCAAACCGTTCTGGTCATCGAAGACAGCGTGGTTGAAAATTCGAACAGTGTTTTTTTTACTCAGAATCTCTACAGAAAACATGCCTTTGGAAACTATAAGCAACTGATAAAAGATATCAGCCTGGATCCGGGGATGCTGCGTTATTTAAATGGAAATGTAAATACCAAAACTGCACCGGATGAAAACTATGCCCGGGAACTTCAGGAATTGTTTACAGTGGGAAAAGGACCAGGATCAGGATATACAGAAGATGATGTAAAGGCGGCAGCCAGGGTATTGACGGGATGGACTTTGGTGACCCGTGCAAATAATCTGAATATTCTCCCCACAAAAGGCTTCAACAAAAATAATCACGATACCAATCCCAAGCAATTTTCGGCATTTTACGGAAATAAAGTCATCATCACCGATACAAGCATTGAGGAAAAAGATAAGGCACCTTTCGAAACCGTAGAGGAAAAAAGGGCATTCAAGGAGTTGGATGATTTAATCGAAATGATCTTTGCCACTGAAGAAGTTTCGAAATACATCTGCAGAAGACTATGGAATTTCTTCGTCTATTATGAAATCACTCCGGAAATCGAAGCAGAAGTTATCGAGCCACTTGCTGAAATATTCAGACAATATACCAATGATCCCGATCAAATGCATTATGTGGTCAAAGCCCTCTTGGGTTCAGAATATTTCTTCAAACCCGAACACAGGGGTTGTATGATCAAGAGTGCCATTGAATATCACGTAGGTATTGTGAGAGCCTTACAATACCCGATTCCAACAAGTGCACAACTGGAGGCACAATACTACATGTGGAACAGAGTCCATACATTTAATGTTAATGCCGGTCAGGATGTGAATGATCCTCCCAATGTGGCCGGATGGCCTGCCTATTACCAGGCGCCATCGTATTACGAATTTTGGATTGATACATCGACATATCCTGTAAGAAAATCAGGTTATGAAACGTTTTCGAGAAGCAGTTTTTCTCTCAATAAAAACAATACCTATGGTGGAGCTTCCAGTCCATCATACGGATTTACAGTCAAATACAATTGGGTTGACTTTGTCAAAAGATTTGCCAATCCATCGGATCCAAATGATTTAATATCAGAAGCCGTAGAATTGTTGCTTGGCGCTGCGGTATCACAATCGGTAAAAGACCAGTTGAAAACTAACTATTTACTTTTGGGTCAATCCACTGATTATTATTGGACCGACGCCTGGGAAGTGTATCTGGCTAATCCAAATACAACGGATCCAGAGGCCAAAAGAGTTCCAACAATGTTGCAGGACTTGTTCATTTACATCATGTCTTCAGCAGAATTCCATCTTTGTTAA
- a CDS encoding RidA family protein, which translates to MLENKSSKVVEGKATPRGKFPHLKRAGDFLFISGTSSRRSDNSFEGVEVDEMGATQLDIRLQTKAVIENIRDILHSAGADLSDLVEITTFLVSMNDFKGYNEVYNSYFSYDGPTRTTVAVHQLPHPHLLIEIKAIAYKPI; encoded by the coding sequence ATGTTAGAAAACAAATCGTCGAAAGTTGTCGAGGGAAAAGCAACACCCCGCGGAAAATTTCCCCACCTTAAAAGAGCCGGAGATTTTCTGTTCATTTCCGGTACCAGCAGTAGACGTTCCGACAATAGTTTTGAAGGGGTTGAAGTTGATGAAATGGGTGCTACGCAGCTCGATATCAGACTACAAACCAAAGCGGTAATTGAAAACATCCGCGACATACTCCATTCGGCCGGAGCAGATCTTTCAGATCTGGTCGAAATCACTACCTTTCTCGTTTCTATGAATGATTTTAAGGGATATAATGAAGTTTACAACAGCTACTTCAGTTATGACGGCCCCACCAGAACTACCGTGGCTGTTCACCAACTGCCCCATCCTCATTTATTAATTGAAATCAAAGCCATCGCATACAAGCCCATATGA
- a CDS encoding DUF1501 domain-containing protein, with product MKRRSFLQTVPVTVGGITVTAHASSPMLSALHNSLYETDRVLIIVQLSGGNDGLNTVIPVDQYAALALPSIRERILVPENKLLKLGGTNGATALHPAMTRMYDLYNEGKLSVIQSVGYTKFNYSHFRATDIMMTGSDSTEFLYSGWAGRYLAYEYPNYPVGFPNTDMPDPLGIRMGGNVVLGLQNQGVPMAISISNTSDPLNLTGSLFVDPAPSNYLGKELAYVREVQRQTDKFGDSVKGAADKGANLSQLYPKSGELGYTLGQQLGIVAKLISGGIKTRIFWLSTGGYDTHSNQANVNDKSTGNHANLLKGLSDAIGAFMDDVKLLGMENRVLGMTFSEFGRRIISNASGGTDHGAAQPMFVFGAKVIPGVVGTNPVIDPNSKANSNLPMQYDFRSVYASILGNWFCVPDPDLETVLLRNYQKLPILDQSNCIPTSVHDNNTKLGENLVYAYPNPFVDRTKIKFETFGGHTMIQIINNEGSVIKTLVDGDMQAGKYDIECNLEEAPAGIYYVRLQNGSIQQVKNMMKVRG from the coding sequence ATGAAAAGAAGATCGTTTTTACAAACAGTTCCGGTTACGGTTGGTGGAATTACAGTTACAGCCCACGCCTCCAGTCCGATGCTATCGGCTTTGCACAATTCCCTGTACGAAACAGACCGCGTATTGATCATCGTACAATTAAGCGGTGGTAATGATGGATTGAATACCGTGATTCCTGTTGATCAATATGCCGCACTTGCTCTTCCTTCAATTCGCGAAAGAATTCTGGTTCCTGAAAATAAACTTTTAAAACTTGGGGGTACCAATGGTGCCACAGCTTTGCATCCGGCTATGACACGTATGTATGACCTTTATAATGAGGGTAAACTTTCTGTCATTCAAAGCGTAGGATATACGAAATTTAATTATTCGCATTTCCGTGCAACGGATATCATGATGACTGGTTCCGACTCCACAGAATTCCTTTATTCAGGATGGGCCGGCAGATATCTGGCTTATGAATATCCGAATTATCCGGTAGGTTTTCCAAACACCGATATGCCCGATCCATTGGGAATCCGGATGGGTGGAAACGTCGTTTTAGGATTACAAAATCAGGGAGTTCCGATGGCCATTTCCATTTCAAACACCTCGGATCCGCTGAATCTTACGGGTAGTTTATTTGTCGACCCCGCTCCATCCAATTATTTAGGCAAAGAATTGGCTTATGTCAGGGAAGTGCAAAGACAAACAGATAAATTCGGAGACTCTGTAAAAGGGGCAGCCGACAAAGGAGCTAACCTTTCTCAATTGTACCCGAAGAGCGGTGAACTTGGCTACACTTTAGGTCAGCAACTTGGTATTGTAGCGAAGTTGATTTCAGGAGGTATCAAAACGCGTATTTTTTGGTTAAGCACCGGAGGTTACGACACCCATTCCAATCAGGCAAATGTCAATGATAAAAGCACGGGTAACCATGCAAATTTGTTGAAAGGGCTTTCCGATGCGATCGGTGCCTTTATGGATGACGTTAAATTGCTGGGTATGGAAAACCGTGTACTGGGTATGACCTTCTCCGAATTTGGCCGGAGAATTATTTCAAATGCATCCGGTGGAACCGACCACGGCGCTGCTCAACCGATGTTTGTTTTTGGTGCCAAAGTCATCCCGGGGGTTGTGGGAACAAATCCTGTGATCGATCCAAATTCCAAAGCAAATTCCAATTTGCCCATGCAATACGATTTCAGATCGGTTTATGCTTCGATATTAGGAAACTGGTTTTGCGTACCTGATCCGGATCTGGAAACGGTATTGCTGCGCAATTATCAGAAACTGCCCATACTCGATCAAAGCAATTGCATCCCGACATCCGTCCACGATAACAATACGAAACTGGGTGAAAATCTGGTATATGCATATCCTAATCCATTCGTCGATCGCACCAAAATTAAATTTGAAACATTTGGTGGTCATACGATGATCCAGATTATCAACAACGAAGGATCGGTCATCAAAACCTTGGTTGACGGAGATATGCAGGCCGGCAAATATGACATTGAATGCAATCTGGAAGAGGCACCTGCAGGAATTTATTACGTGAGGTTGCAAAATGGTTCCATCCAGCAGGTAAAAAATATGATGAAAGTTCGCGGATAA
- a CDS encoding methionine adenosyltransferase: MPYLFTSESVSEGHPDKVADQISDALIDHFLAYDKESKVACETLVTTGQVVLAGEVKSKAYLDVQEIAREVIRKIGYTRSEYMFEANSCGVFSAIHEQSADINRGVDRKVKKQNFEARANAQGAGDQGMMFGYATNETDTYMPLPLMLSHLLLQELSKIRREGKVMTYLRPDAKSQVTIEYSDDHKPLRIEAIVVSTQHDEFISAGKGIQAQELADLKMLKQIREDVIQILIPRVKRKLNTSLKKLFNTDITYHINPTGKFVIGGPHGDTGLTGRKIIVDTYGGKGAHGGGAFSGKDPSKVDRSAAYATRHIAKNMVAAGLCDEVLVQVSYAIGVARPCGLYINTFGTSKLKMKDSQLAKRIEKLFDMRPYAIEQRLKLRSPIYSETAAYGHMGRPSETVLKTFNAGKANEKTVKVELFTWEKLDYVRKIRQEFGLRGKA, from the coding sequence ATGCCGTATTTATTCACCTCCGAATCCGTTTCAGAAGGACATCCCGATAAAGTTGCCGACCAGATATCCGATGCACTCATCGATCATTTTTTAGCTTATGACAAAGAGTCTAAAGTCGCCTGTGAAACTTTGGTAACTACCGGACAGGTCGTACTTGCCGGAGAAGTAAAGTCTAAAGCTTATCTCGATGTACAGGAAATTGCCAGAGAAGTCATCCGTAAAATCGGTTATACCCGTTCAGAATACATGTTTGAAGCCAACAGCTGTGGAGTTTTTTCTGCTATTCACGAACAGTCTGCCGATATCAACCGCGGTGTAGACCGGAAAGTCAAAAAGCAGAATTTTGAAGCCAGAGCCAACGCACAGGGTGCGGGAGACCAGGGGATGATGTTTGGGTATGCTACCAACGAGACCGATACGTATATGCCTTTGCCCTTGATGTTATCACACCTGCTGTTGCAGGAGTTATCTAAAATCAGAAGGGAAGGAAAAGTGATGACCTATCTGAGGCCTGATGCAAAAAGCCAGGTAACCATTGAATACAGCGACGATCATAAACCACTCCGAATAGAAGCCATTGTGGTTTCTACCCAACACGACGAATTTATATCTGCGGGAAAAGGAATTCAAGCCCAGGAACTGGCCGATTTAAAAATGTTGAAGCAAATCAGAGAAGATGTCATTCAGATTTTAATTCCCCGGGTAAAACGGAAATTGAATACCTCTTTAAAAAAGTTATTTAATACGGATATAACCTACCACATCAACCCAACAGGAAAATTCGTTATTGGCGGCCCCCACGGAGACACCGGATTAACCGGCCGAAAAATTATCGTGGATACATACGGAGGAAAAGGTGCTCATGGAGGAGGCGCATTCAGCGGAAAGGATCCATCCAAAGTCGACCGCTCTGCTGCTTATGCTACCCGCCACATTGCAAAAAACATGGTTGCTGCCGGTTTGTGCGATGAAGTCTTGGTGCAGGTTTCATATGCCATCGGGGTTGCACGTCCCTGCGGTTTGTACATAAATACATTTGGAACCAGCAAGCTTAAAATGAAAGACAGTCAACTGGCCAAGCGCATAGAGAAATTATTCGACATGCGTCCTTATGCCATTGAACAACGACTCAAATTGAGAAGTCCGATTTACTCTGAAACAGCAGCTTACGGACATATGGGAAGGCCATCAGAAACTGTTTTAAAAACGTTCAATGCCGGAAAAGCCAATGAAAAAACCGTGAAAGTGGAGCTTTTTACCTGGGAAAAACTGGATTATGTTCGGAAGATCCGGCAGGAATTTGGTTTAAGAGGCAAAGCCTGA